A window from Opitutia bacterium ISCC 52 encodes these proteins:
- a CDS encoding gamma-glutamylcyclotransferase codes for MESTVQTLVFVYGTLKPGGFYHETYCGGFRFDAEAGQVHGNLYDFPSLGYPGATESKANSIKGVLLTFHHKESEVLGKLDVLEGYDRNRPPEQNEYYRKQVAVFDQDKQVICRNAWCYFMEQKKVAQLNGVLLRSGYWSH; via the coding sequence ATGGAATCTACAGTTCAAACGCTGGTGTTTGTATACGGAACTCTCAAACCGGGTGGATTCTACCACGAGACGTACTGTGGAGGGTTTCGATTTGATGCTGAGGCGGGTCAAGTGCACGGAAATCTATACGACTTCCCCTCTTTAGGCTATCCCGGGGCGACAGAGAGTAAGGCAAACAGCATAAAGGGCGTTCTCCTCACCTTTCATCACAAGGAATCAGAGGTGCTTGGAAAACTGGATGTACTGGAGGGATACGATCGGAACAGGCCACCTGAACAGAATGAGTATTATCGAAAACAAGTGGCTGTTTTTGACCAAGACAAGCAGGTGATTTGCAGGAATGCCTGGTGCTACTTCATGGAACAGAAGAAAGTAGCACAATTGAACGGAGTCCTTCTCCGATCTGGCTATTGGTCCCATTAA
- a CDS encoding SDR family NAD(P)-dependent oxidoreductase, producing the protein MDIAIVTGANTRIGLAISQKLIDTGCRVYGLGSDFENFPLEHTDFVPVSCDLTNTEHLCQVVQEILDKEKDIYVLVNHARHLSLDPHEKLGLNDLESLVHTNLLAPLILTRLVLPSLIRLRGYVLNIGFPDLPGSHRLGSAFLSTEVALQEFSNRLYEEVRQDKVKVCSLILDSANAEHMFREGFTERDNHDLIVCSNAIAQAVDYVVSQKRESVVSTLVVRPQKREPDQKDLASARKLAAPKPYASKSTPKKVVIGRLKKKDEPLSEDKGPATYMDMAREIVAEEAKNPSQGRDDAADEKLGATDGPPVEKRRRRRRRGRGRGPRDNRRSEDPAKKSQDEKEVKPKPQKRNNERRAPKTKSTPPKPESSQKDAKVSKQPPEEKQPRVKKAPAKKVSKKKVAAKKQAKKEAPVKKAVAKRPTTKKAPAKKIVAKKTAKKAAKKVAKKRIQPRVQPKD; encoded by the coding sequence ATGGATATAGCAATTGTCACGGGTGCAAACACTCGTATTGGCCTAGCCATTTCCCAGAAGCTTATTGATACGGGCTGCCGGGTTTACGGTCTGGGCTCAGATTTTGAAAATTTCCCACTCGAACATACCGACTTTGTACCGGTCAGTTGTGATCTCACCAATACCGAGCATCTTTGCCAGGTAGTACAGGAGATCCTCGACAAAGAAAAAGACATATACGTGTTGGTAAACCATGCTCGCCACTTGAGTCTGGATCCTCATGAGAAGCTGGGTTTAAACGATTTGGAGTCATTGGTGCATACCAATCTCCTGGCTCCGCTAATACTGACCCGATTGGTGTTACCGTCGTTAATTCGTTTGCGGGGATATGTTCTGAACATCGGATTTCCAGACCTGCCCGGCAGCCATCGTTTGGGCAGCGCCTTTTTATCTACAGAAGTAGCGCTTCAAGAATTTTCGAATCGTCTCTACGAGGAAGTACGACAGGACAAAGTGAAAGTTTGCTCCCTGATACTCGATTCGGCCAATGCCGAACACATGTTCAGGGAGGGATTCACAGAACGTGATAATCACGACTTGATTGTGTGCTCAAATGCCATAGCCCAAGCTGTAGATTATGTCGTCAGCCAAAAAAGAGAGTCTGTGGTCTCGACGTTGGTGGTGCGGCCTCAAAAGAGAGAACCCGATCAGAAAGATTTAGCCAGTGCCAGAAAGTTGGCTGCGCCTAAACCTTATGCTTCCAAGAGTACGCCCAAGAAGGTCGTCATAGGGCGTCTTAAGAAAAAGGATGAGCCTCTGTCTGAAGATAAAGGACCAGCTACCTATATGGATATGGCCCGCGAGATTGTGGCAGAAGAAGCCAAAAATCCAAGTCAGGGGCGGGACGATGCTGCCGATGAAAAGTTAGGAGCAACAGATGGTCCTCCGGTCGAAAAACGACGACGTCGCAGACGGAGGGGGCGTGGAAGAGGACCGAGGGATAATAGAAGGTCTGAAGACCCTGCGAAGAAATCTCAGGACGAAAAGGAGGTAAAGCCGAAGCCTCAGAAGAGAAACAACGAGCGGAGAGCGCCTAAGACTAAATCCACTCCTCCAAAGCCTGAATCCTCCCAAAAGGATGCTAAAGTCTCGAAGCAGCCGCCTGAAGAAAAGCAGCCGCGAGTAAAAAAGGCTCCAGCTAAGAAAGTTTCCAAAAAGAAAGTAGCCGCCAAAAAGCAGGCGAAGAAGGAAGCTCCCGTCAAAAAGGCAGTCGCCAAGCGACCAACGACTAAAAAGGCTCCGGCTAAAAAAATCGTAGCAAAGAAAACGGCGAAGAAAGCAGCAAAAAAAGTGGCTAAAAAACGAATCCAGCCTCGAGTCCAGCCCAAGGATTGA
- a CDS encoding DNA photolyase, producing MWHKRFSHLYLEEGVEKYPMTRVILDRLSNSKLVTVKNYKDVFARSGQNFQLQKRSPKLILARKKDHLIYEGSMASQDFGYRNFYYNSLLLNCVYNCDYCYLQGMYPSGNMVVFVNEDDFYRTTAQAIEYRPFPQEPLYLCISYDTDLLAYEAIVPYTSRFIEFTREHEDLVIEIRTKSANWRVLEDVVPCDRAILAWTLSPPEVASAYEQLTPSPEQRIQAIKQCLDRGWPVRLCFDPVLRIDNWEKIYVSFFKEVFKHLPAEKIRDVSLGVFRMNPDYFKRIKKQRTDSDILYYPFERSPSFVSYPTEERSLMIETLKDALSKYVPAETIETWI from the coding sequence ATGTGGCATAAACGATTTTCACACCTGTACCTAGAGGAAGGGGTAGAAAAATACCCAATGACCCGAGTTATTCTGGATCGATTGTCGAACTCCAAACTGGTGACAGTGAAGAATTACAAGGACGTCTTTGCTCGCTCAGGCCAAAATTTCCAACTACAAAAGCGAAGCCCGAAGCTCATCCTGGCCCGCAAGAAGGATCACCTTATCTATGAAGGCTCCATGGCTAGTCAGGATTTCGGTTACCGGAATTTCTACTACAATTCTCTGCTGCTAAATTGCGTCTACAATTGTGACTATTGCTACCTTCAGGGTATGTATCCCAGCGGTAACATGGTGGTCTTTGTGAATGAGGACGACTTTTACCGCACGACTGCTCAGGCGATAGAGTATCGACCTTTTCCGCAGGAGCCGCTCTATCTTTGTATTTCTTACGACACAGACCTCCTAGCCTACGAAGCGATTGTTCCCTACACTTCGCGCTTTATCGAATTCACTCGAGAGCACGAAGACCTGGTTATTGAAATTCGAACCAAGAGTGCAAATTGGCGTGTATTGGAAGACGTAGTACCCTGTGATCGGGCCATTCTTGCGTGGACATTGTCGCCTCCTGAAGTGGCTTCCGCCTATGAGCAACTAACCCCTTCTCCAGAGCAACGTATTCAAGCCATCAAACAATGCCTGGATCGTGGTTGGCCTGTTCGCCTCTGTTTTGACCCTGTCCTCCGAATCGACAATTGGGAGAAGATCTACGTCTCTTTTTTCAAGGAGGTGTTTAAGCACTTGCCAGCTGAGAAAATTCGTGATGTGAGTCTCGGCGTTTTTCGGATGAATCCCGACTATTTTAAGCGCATTAAGAAACAGCGCACTGATTCCGATATCCTTTATTATCCTTTTGAACGCAGCCCATCTTTTGTGTCTTACCCAACGGAAGAACGATCGCTGATGATCGAAACGTTGAAGGACGCACTCTCAAAGTATGTGCCTGCAGAAACCATAGAAACATGGATATAG
- a CDS encoding cupin domain-containing protein: protein MHISYTEVIEKLQLEPLDQEGGFFRRTYQSVETVNLREGYEQHLGTAIYFLLTPDAFSALHWLEDDELYHFYIGDPVELYELDSKTGLKQTVLGHNIMNGQQVQYPVRGKRWHGSRLVSGGQWALLGTTMAPGFAWDEFKLGKRDALIHGFPEHRTIIESLTRPEDGHQ, encoded by the coding sequence ATGCATATTTCTTACACCGAAGTCATTGAGAAACTGCAATTAGAGCCACTCGATCAAGAAGGGGGATTCTTTCGAAGAACTTACCAATCGGTTGAAACCGTAAATTTGAGAGAGGGTTATGAGCAACACCTCGGGACAGCGATCTACTTTCTACTTACTCCAGATGCATTCTCCGCATTGCATTGGTTAGAGGACGATGAGCTGTACCACTTCTACATTGGAGACCCGGTTGAGTTATATGAACTAGACTCTAAAACAGGGCTTAAACAAACCGTGCTGGGACATAACATCATGAATGGACAACAGGTCCAATACCCTGTTCGAGGAAAGCGTTGGCATGGTTCTCGATTGGTCTCCGGTGGCCAATGGGCACTTCTGGGAACTACCATGGCACCTGGGTTCGCGTGGGATGAATTTAAGCTGGGGAAACGGGATGCGCTCATTCATGGCTTTCCAGAACATCGAACCATTATTGAATCCTTAACAAGACCTGAGGATGGACATCAGTAG
- the pdxH gene encoding pyridoxamine 5'-phosphate oxidase, protein MDISSLRQEYSTTGITKDSLDPNPFKQFEIWFNQAFEAKIVEPNAMSLTTVSKEGSPSSRTVLLKGYDEDGFIFYTNYGSSKAQDISENPKVASLFPWLALERQVIIRGSAHKVPTSLSLKYFASRPRGSQLGAWVSTQSGHISSRSVLESTLAKLKEKFATGEIPLPDFWGGYRIVPTYIEFWQGRSNRLHDRITYELNEDNTWTLGRKSP, encoded by the coding sequence ATGGACATCAGTAGCCTAAGACAAGAATACTCAACGACAGGAATCACAAAAGATTCGCTGGACCCGAACCCATTCAAACAATTTGAGATTTGGTTCAACCAAGCCTTTGAAGCGAAAATCGTTGAGCCCAATGCAATGAGCCTAACCACGGTGTCCAAAGAAGGATCCCCTTCATCGAGGACGGTCCTTCTCAAGGGCTATGACGAGGATGGCTTTATATTTTATACCAACTATGGCAGCAGCAAGGCACAGGATATTTCTGAGAATCCCAAGGTAGCATCTCTCTTTCCCTGGCTCGCACTTGAAAGGCAGGTCATCATTCGGGGTTCTGCACATAAGGTCCCAACGAGCCTGTCACTTAAGTACTTTGCGTCACGTCCGCGTGGCAGTCAGCTCGGAGCATGGGTTTCTACCCAAAGTGGTCATATTTCGTCGAGAAGTGTATTGGAATCTACTCTCGCAAAGCTGAAAGAAAAATTCGCAACGGGTGAGATTCCTCTACCTGATTTCTGGGGTGGCTATCGCATTGTGCCAACCTATATAGAATTCTGGCAAGGACGCTCCAATCGCTTGCACGATCGAATCACCTACGAGCTTAATGAAGACAACACTTGGACACTTGGGCGTAAGTCTCCCTAA
- a CDS encoding PEGA domain-containing protein: protein MKSIPEHLLNDIEDYEGEFEDFDDYGGGRTQFWIKTAVFCFSIILVALMVMIVFFPRATEQYLGFRPPHLKANEPDPDPYTGDVEVSNSSAFVSPVDVTETTVASGIQDLREEREQVSFGGLYLPTNPNGATVVVGDMEPGLSPIKLPNIEPGTYDVAISKDGYETHTLTITIEPKEVKRVDTVVLRRLP from the coding sequence GTGAAGTCAATTCCTGAGCATTTATTGAACGATATTGAAGACTACGAAGGTGAGTTTGAAGATTTTGACGATTATGGGGGAGGCCGGACTCAATTTTGGATAAAAACGGCTGTGTTTTGCTTCAGTATAATCCTTGTCGCTCTCATGGTAATGATCGTCTTTTTCCCTAGAGCGACGGAACAATACCTCGGATTTCGTCCTCCGCATCTCAAAGCAAATGAGCCAGATCCAGATCCTTATACAGGGGATGTGGAGGTGAGTAATAGTTCTGCCTTCGTTTCGCCCGTTGATGTAACAGAAACTACTGTGGCCTCGGGAATTCAAGATTTAAGAGAGGAACGAGAGCAGGTGTCGTTTGGAGGGCTTTATCTTCCTACGAACCCTAATGGCGCAACCGTAGTGGTAGGTGATATGGAGCCAGGGTTGAGCCCGATCAAGCTACCCAATATAGAACCGGGGACTTATGATGTAGCGATCAGTAAGGATGGTTACGAAACGCATACTTTAACCATAACGATTGAGCCTAAAGAAGTGAAACGAGTTGATACCGTGGTACTTCGCCGATTGCCCTGA
- a CDS encoding cation acetate symporter: MGILGWTYLFVFITFSIYIGIAIWSRVVSTKGFYVAGGSVHPIANGAATAADWMSAASFISMAGLISFMGRDGSVYLMGWTGGYVLLALLLAPYLRKFGQFTVPDFVGARYYSNVARLVAVVCAIFVSFTYVTGQMRGVGVVFSRFLEIPIFWGVFIGMVIVFTYAVLGGMKGITYTQVAQYCVLIFAYLLPAIFISMTLTGHVIPQIGFGSEVTGSDGVFLLDKLNGLNTELGFAAYTSGQKSTIDVFFIAAALMVGTAGLPHVIIRFFTVPKVSDARVSAFWALLFISILYLTAPAIAAFARTNFLQTVSNTSYEQAPDWFKNWESTGLIKFDDKNGDGIMQYYNDTNPDYAAVAAANGWKGNEVIVDRDIMVLANPEIAQLPNWVIALVAAGGLAAALSTAAGLLLVISSAVSHDLLKQILLPKITEKQELTAARFAAGAAVLIAGYFGVNPPDYVASVVAFAFGLAASSFFPVLVLGIFSKRMNKEGAIAGMIVGIVFTAAYIIYFKFINPSSNTPDNWWFGISPEGIGTLGMVINFAVSVVLCRFFPAPPDKVQRMVDDIRIPKAE, encoded by the coding sequence ATGGGAATACTCGGTTGGACTTATCTTTTTGTTTTTATTACTTTCAGTATTTATATCGGAATCGCCATCTGGTCACGCGTGGTCAGTACGAAAGGGTTTTATGTAGCTGGTGGATCGGTTCATCCGATTGCTAATGGGGCTGCGACGGCTGCAGACTGGATGTCGGCGGCTTCATTTATCTCTATGGCCGGGCTCATTTCTTTTATGGGTCGGGATGGATCAGTTTACTTAATGGGCTGGACAGGGGGCTATGTTCTGCTGGCTTTGTTACTCGCACCCTATTTGAGAAAGTTTGGTCAGTTTACGGTGCCTGACTTTGTGGGTGCTCGTTACTACTCCAATGTCGCCCGACTGGTAGCGGTGGTTTGCGCGATTTTCGTATCGTTTACTTATGTAACTGGTCAAATGCGTGGAGTCGGGGTTGTCTTTTCACGGTTTTTGGAGATCCCCATTTTCTGGGGTGTATTCATTGGAATGGTCATCGTCTTCACCTACGCCGTTCTAGGTGGAATGAAGGGCATTACCTATACTCAAGTAGCTCAGTACTGCGTTTTGATTTTTGCTTACTTGCTTCCGGCCATTTTCATTTCCATGACACTGACCGGTCATGTGATCCCTCAGATCGGATTTGGATCTGAAGTTACCGGCAGCGATGGGGTCTTTCTCTTGGATAAGCTAAATGGCCTCAATACAGAGTTAGGATTCGCCGCCTATACCAGTGGGCAGAAAAGCACTATCGATGTATTTTTCATTGCAGCGGCTTTGATGGTTGGAACGGCAGGGTTACCCCATGTCATCATTCGTTTCTTTACCGTGCCAAAAGTATCAGATGCCCGCGTATCCGCTTTCTGGGCACTCCTGTTCATTTCAATACTCTACCTGACTGCTCCGGCAATTGCAGCCTTTGCCCGCACCAACTTTCTACAAACGGTTTCCAACACCTCCTATGAACAGGCTCCTGACTGGTTTAAAAACTGGGAATCAACAGGGTTGATAAAATTTGACGATAAAAACGGCGATGGGATCATGCAGTACTACAATGACACGAATCCAGATTATGCTGCTGTAGCCGCGGCCAATGGATGGAAGGGCAATGAGGTCATTGTTGACCGTGATATCATGGTTTTGGCGAATCCCGAAATTGCCCAGTTACCAAATTGGGTAATCGCCCTGGTTGCGGCCGGTGGATTAGCGGCGGCACTTTCAACGGCAGCAGGATTGTTGTTAGTCATTTCTTCGGCGGTGTCTCATGACCTTCTCAAGCAAATCCTATTGCCCAAAATAACGGAGAAGCAGGAACTTACAGCGGCTCGGTTTGCAGCGGGAGCTGCTGTGCTAATCGCCGGCTATTTTGGAGTGAACCCACCCGACTACGTCGCGAGTGTTGTTGCATTTGCCTTTGGTTTGGCCGCTTCATCTTTCTTTCCTGTGCTCGTGTTGGGAATTTTCTCAAAACGGATGAATAAGGAGGGTGCGATTGCCGGCATGATTGTCGGAATTGTCTTCACCGCGGCTTACATCATCTACTTCAAATTTATCAACCCTTCATCTAACACTCCCGACAATTGGTGGTTCGGTATTTCTCCTGAAGGGATTGGGACTTTGGGTATGGTCATAAACTTCGCCGTGTCTGTTGTTTTGTGCCGGTTCTTCCCAGCTCCTCCTGACAAAGTCCAGAGGATGGTGGATGATATTCGAATTCCCAAAGCAGAGTAG
- a CDS encoding DUF4212 domain-containing protein has protein sequence MADSSDPNSDNSHAAYWRANIKILLILVGVWFFASFGMGIIAVDFLDQYTFLGFPFGFWMAQQGAIVVFLIIIAIYAIVMNRMDKKHGVEEEDVESQDFEI, from the coding sequence ATGGCTGATTCTTCCGATCCAAACAGTGACAACAGTCACGCAGCTTACTGGCGAGCGAACATAAAGATACTCCTTATTCTTGTAGGGGTATGGTTCTTTGCATCTTTTGGCATGGGCATCATCGCGGTTGATTTTCTCGACCAGTATACTTTTTTGGGCTTCCCGTTTGGGTTTTGGATGGCTCAGCAGGGAGCGATTGTCGTCTTTCTCATCATCATCGCAATCTATGCCATCGTTATGAACCGCATGGATAAAAAGCATGGGGTGGAAGAAGAGGATGTAGAAAGTCAGGATTTCGAAATTTAG
- a CDS encoding NUDIX hydrolase — MHRQPFKQLLADYETTTLERSVTQKFIEFVDEYADCFERSMEIGHVTGSAWIIDPASKKALLIHHKKLGLWLQPGGHCDGDADVARVAERETSEETGLKEFRIYKDRIYDLDIHRIPAWREVPEHLHYDVRFLIHADSEQSLHLSEESNDIAWVELHNLADVVQDKSVLRLAEKSIGH; from the coding sequence ATGCATCGGCAACCATTTAAACAACTCTTGGCAGACTATGAAACGACCACCCTCGAAAGATCGGTCACCCAAAAATTCATTGAATTTGTAGATGAATATGCTGACTGCTTCGAGCGTAGCATGGAAATAGGCCATGTAACAGGCTCAGCTTGGATCATAGATCCGGCTAGTAAGAAGGCACTACTCATTCACCACAAGAAGCTCGGGCTCTGGTTACAGCCCGGGGGTCATTGTGACGGAGATGCGGACGTTGCACGAGTCGCAGAGAGGGAAACTAGCGAAGAAACAGGACTTAAAGAATTCAGAATATATAAAGATCGGATCTATGACTTGGACATCCACCGCATCCCGGCTTGGAGAGAGGTACCAGAACATCTCCACTACGATGTGCGGTTTCTGATTCACGCAGACAGTGAGCAGAGCCTTCATCTAAGCGAGGAATCAAATGACATCGCCTGGGTTGAGCTCCATAATCTCGCCGATGTAGTTCAGGACAAATCCGTGCTACGCCTGGCAGAAAAATCAATCGGCCACTAA
- a CDS encoding FKBP-type peptidyl-prolyl cis-trans isomerase — protein MVKKPTFILTSLMLALACSLSPLAFAQDEAAPKISISFADDEEKPAETAPATQPATQPAAATDPAQPAATGAAQYSEEEILFAIYGWFLVHRNQVDMIDVSKEERLAFLSGVNTALAQKEIPGWQEHMPSVTALMDQRWAPVYERLQRERKAQTVELFAGLAKQENVKKSATGLFYEIVSEGTGKFPSEDSAVSVEFEAKLVDGSVFETTEGRGGPIPIVLANMVPGVREGLQNVREGGIIKLWVPASLGFGSEEKPGIPADSALLFEFTLHEIGEAEPVEAP, from the coding sequence ATGGTTAAAAAACCTACTTTTATTCTTACAAGTCTAATGCTGGCACTCGCTTGCAGCTTATCGCCCTTGGCCTTCGCCCAGGATGAAGCTGCACCCAAAATTTCAATTTCCTTTGCTGATGATGAGGAAAAGCCAGCCGAAACGGCGCCAGCTACACAGCCGGCCACACAACCTGCGGCCGCAACCGATCCAGCACAGCCAGCAGCAACAGGCGCAGCCCAATACTCTGAAGAAGAGATCTTATTTGCGATTTACGGTTGGTTTTTGGTCCACCGAAACCAAGTCGATATGATCGATGTATCAAAAGAAGAACGCCTGGCATTTCTCAGCGGTGTTAATACCGCTTTGGCCCAAAAGGAGATTCCTGGCTGGCAGGAACACATGCCTTCCGTCACCGCATTGATGGATCAACGTTGGGCTCCTGTTTATGAGCGACTTCAACGCGAGCGCAAAGCTCAGACGGTTGAACTCTTTGCTGGATTGGCAAAACAGGAGAATGTGAAGAAATCGGCAACGGGCCTCTTCTACGAAATCGTAAGTGAAGGAACCGGAAAATTTCCATCTGAAGATTCTGCCGTATCCGTTGAATTTGAGGCTAAATTGGTAGATGGCAGTGTATTCGAGACCACCGAAGGACGCGGAGGTCCCATTCCCATCGTATTGGCAAACATGGTTCCAGGAGTAAGGGAAGGCCTTCAAAATGTCCGCGAAGGTGGAATCATAAAGCTCTGGGTTCCAGCTTCACTCGGATTTGGTAGTGAAGAAAAGCCAGGCATACCTGCGGATTCCGCCCTCCTCTTCGAATTCACACTCCACGAAATTGGAGAAGCAGAACCTGTAGAGGCGCCATAA
- a CDS encoding SOS response-associated peptidase, translating to MCGRFSLVVPERFFSKVYLLKTMPAMQPDYNIPPGVDIWAVRNGIKSSNPELARLRWGLVPSWAKDPKVGNQMINARSETVAEKPSFKSAFKSRRCLIPADGFYEWKREGKTRIPYHIHLRDREPFAMAGLWESWKDSEGEVVETCTILTTRPNTVMEPLHDRMPVIVPESEREEWLDISTPIDRLKKMTVPFPGDDMAAYPVSSIVNSPRNNGPECLEKQDILSQGELF from the coding sequence ATGTGCGGCCGATTTAGCCTGGTGGTTCCAGAACGATTCTTCTCTAAAGTCTATCTACTTAAGACGATGCCTGCAATGCAGCCGGATTATAATATCCCTCCCGGGGTAGATATTTGGGCCGTCAGAAACGGTATCAAATCCAGTAATCCAGAACTTGCCCGACTAAGATGGGGGCTGGTTCCTTCTTGGGCAAAAGACCCAAAAGTTGGCAACCAAATGATCAACGCACGTTCGGAGACGGTCGCGGAGAAGCCTTCATTCAAATCAGCATTTAAAAGCCGGCGATGTCTCATCCCTGCTGATGGGTTTTACGAATGGAAACGAGAGGGCAAAACCCGCATACCCTATCACATTCATCTGAGAGATCGTGAACCCTTTGCGATGGCAGGTCTCTGGGAAAGCTGGAAAGACTCTGAAGGCGAGGTAGTCGAAACATGCACCATTCTTACCACCAGACCCAATACAGTGATGGAACCTCTTCACGATCGAATGCCCGTAATTGTCCCAGAATCAGAGAGAGAGGAGTGGCTGGACATATCCACACCGATTGATCGGTTGAAAAAGATGACGGTGCCTTTTCCTGGGGATGACATGGCCGCATACCCCGTGTCTTCAATCGTCAATAGTCCCCGGAATAACGGCCCGGAATGCCTGGAAAAGCAGGATATACTCAGTCAAGGCGAACTCTTCTAA
- a CDS encoding YebC/PmpR family DNA-binding transcriptional regulator: MSGHSKWATTKRHKAAVDAKRGKIFSVISKELIIAVRAGGGDPDMNPRLRTVLQKAKAANMPNDNVQRAIKKGTGELPGMVIEEVVYEGYAPGGVALIIEVATDNTNRSVGEVRSTLTKNGGNLGSPGAVAYNFSRMGQFMIAAEKTDEETLMDIVLEAGAEDILTEDDHFEVRSPVSEYEKVSRALEDAGIEPDSSELAYIPQNLVPVTDADDAKKVLRVIDILEELEDVQNVYANFDMDESLFETAEA; encoded by the coding sequence ATGTCAGGTCATAGTAAGTGGGCTACCACCAAAAGGCACAAAGCTGCTGTCGACGCAAAGCGTGGAAAAATTTTCAGCGTTATCAGTAAAGAGTTAATCATTGCCGTCCGGGCAGGTGGAGGAGATCCGGACATGAATCCCCGGTTAAGGACTGTTTTGCAAAAGGCCAAGGCAGCCAACATGCCCAATGATAACGTTCAGCGTGCGATAAAGAAGGGTACTGGTGAACTTCCAGGCATGGTTATCGAGGAGGTTGTCTACGAAGGCTATGCTCCAGGAGGTGTGGCGCTCATCATTGAAGTCGCGACTGATAACACCAATCGCAGTGTGGGAGAAGTTAGGAGCACGCTGACTAAGAATGGGGGAAATTTAGGAAGTCCAGGTGCTGTTGCTTACAATTTTAGTCGGATGGGACAGTTCATGATTGCTGCCGAGAAAACGGACGAAGAAACCCTGATGGACATCGTCTTGGAGGCTGGTGCGGAAGACATTCTTACCGAGGACGACCATTTTGAGGTTCGTAGTCCCGTATCCGAATATGAGAAAGTGAGTCGCGCTTTGGAAGATGCAGGGATTGAACCCGATTCTTCAGAGTTAGCATATATTCCGCAAAACCTGGTCCCTGTGACGGATGCCGATGATGCTAAAAAAGTGCTTCGAGTGATTGATATTTTAGAAGAGCTTGAGGATGTTCAGAACGTTTATGCCAATTTTGATATGGACGAATCGCTGTTTGAAACAGCCGAAGCTTAG